The sequence GGATTTAGTCAGGTTTGTTTGCTTTTGGGGGCTTGTGAGGTGCATTGTGTGGATGTGGGCGATAATCAATTAGATATTAGCTTAAGAAAAGATTCTAGAATCAAAGTTTTTGAAAAATGCGATATTAGAGATTTTAAAAAGCAATGTGATTATGATTTGTTAGTATGTGATTTGAGTTTTATTAGTATTGAAAAGATTTTTATGTCCTTAAGATCTTTGAGTAAAGAGATGATTTTGCTTTTTAAACCACAATTTGAAGTCGGGAGAAATGTTAAGCGTAATAAAAAAGGTGTGGTAATGGATGATATTGCGATTAAAAATGCATTAGAATCCTTTAAAAAATATCTTTTGTTGCAAGAATATGAGATTTTAAAAGAGTGTAAATCTACACTTAAGGGAAAGGCGGGTAATGAAGAATTTTTCTTCCATATTAAGCGAAAAGATTGAAGAGTTAGCAATTGGTAAATTTGATGGTATGCATTTAGCACATCAAAGAATTTTGGAAAAATTAGGTAAAAATGCGGGTGTTTTAGTGATTGCTCATAATAAAAATGAATATCTATGTAGTCCTGATTTGAAAAAAAAACTTATTAGGTATGAGATTTTTGAGTTGTTATTAGATGAAATTCGTGGATTTAGCGGGGAGGATTTTGTTAGGTTTTTGAAAAAAAAATTTCCTAAATTGAAGCGTTTAGTAGTGGGTTATGATTTTTATTTTGGCAAAAATAGAGCTTGTGATTGCTATGATTTACAAAGTTTTTTTGAAGGTAGTGTAGAAATTGTTCCTGAAATTTTATACAATGGATTTTCTGTGCATGCACAAAAGATTCAAGAAATTCTTAAAGAAACTGGAGATATAAGGTTTGTAAATACGCTATTGGGACGGATATATCAAGTTGAAGGGAAGATTATCAAGGGACAAGGAATTGGTAAAAAAATGCTTTATCCTACATTAAATCTTGATGTACAAGGGTATGTATTGCCAAAATCTGGTGTATATGCATGTTTTTTGGGAGAAAAAAAAGTTTTTTGTGCGACTTTTATTGGTACAAGAAGCACGGATTCTTGTTTTAGTGTTGAGGTGCATGTGTTAGGAGAATTTAAGAAAGAATATCAAGAAACAGGGTATATAGATTTATATTTTGTAGATCGTGTAAGAGATATCAAGCATTTTGCAAATTTATATGATCTTAAAAAACAAATTACTCAAGATATACAAAGTGTCAAAAATATATTAAAATCTATTTTTTAGTTTTTTTATAATTAATTTTATGGAGCAATGAGAATGAATATTTCAAAACAAGATTTACCGCTATTATCAAAGATGTCAAATACTTTAAAATTTTTATGTGCAGATATGGTGCAAAGTGCAAATAGTGGGCACCCTGGTGTGGCTATGGGGCTTTCTGATGTAATGAGTGTTTTATCTTTGCATTTAAATATTAATCCAAAAAACCCTACATGGATTAATCGCGATAGACTTGTTTTTAGTGGCGGTCATGCTTCGTCTTTAGTGTATGCATTATTGCATTTATGGGGGTTTGATGTGAGTTTAGAAGATTTGAAGGCTTTTAGACAAAAAGATTCTAAAACTCCAGGGCACCCAGAATTTGGACATACACAAGGTGTAGAGATCACAACAGGACCATTAGGGCAGGGTGTGGCTAATGCTGTAGGCTTTGCAATGGGTGCGAAGTATGCACAAAATCAATTTGGAGAAATGATTAATCATAAAGTATATTGTATGTGTGGAGATGGGGATTTGCAAGAAGGAATTAGTTATGAAGCGAGTTCTTTGGCAGGACATCTTGGGCTTGATAATTTGATT is a genomic window of Helicobacter anatolicus containing:
- the tlyA gene encoding 23S rRNA (cytidine-2'-O)-methyltransferase TlyA, which produces MRLDKFIAQEFSLSREKASMLIKKGKVKINTKVIFKPSFEVGDKDDVELQERFIFVSRAGEKLYNFLGDIRLDGKKIIDVGSSTGGFSQVCLLLGACEVHCVDVGDNQLDISLRKDSRIKVFEKCDIRDFKKQCDYDLLVCDLSFISIEKIFMSLRSLSKEMILLFKPQFEVGRNVKRNKKGVVMDDIAIKNALESFKKYLLLQEYEILKECKSTLKGKAGNEEFFFHIKRKD
- a CDS encoding bifunctional riboflavin kinase/FAD synthetase; this translates as MKNFSSILSEKIEELAIGKFDGMHLAHQRILEKLGKNAGVLVIAHNKNEYLCSPDLKKKLIRYEIFELLLDEIRGFSGEDFVRFLKKKFPKLKRLVVGYDFYFGKNRACDCYDLQSFFEGSVEIVPEILYNGFSVHAQKIQEILKETGDIRFVNTLLGRIYQVEGKIIKGQGIGKKMLYPTLNLDVQGYVLPKSGVYACFLGEKKVFCATFIGTRSTDSCFSVEVHVLGEFKKEYQETGYIDLYFVDRVRDIKHFANLYDLKKQITQDIQSVKNILKSIF